Proteins encoded within one genomic window of Candidatus Abyssobacteria bacterium SURF_5:
- a CDS encoding M20/M25/M40 family metallo-hydrolase: MNSRTMSSWRERMDLYYRQLRKILIFCLFAGTLTHAPFPAVAQTRIGNIILKNGRTIGNVEILEERDDRILIQKSDGQKWLSLALIEKIEVMEELPAWKKPGTNPVWLNLWKTEEGSVADVQVVSEEGEQWNQVSTRFFQLHFKDSADREQILKLAALQDNVFRFLSERTRREIPYPIKVYLTPDDAGARCDFDTMSIYMTERNQLDGFLSLYMHEATHLFNKGRTQNWWSGEFMCIYHHERSSRRENGVWRFYRTAAERDTTPWNQIADIDRDKLTGELWDTRLRKAAGIYFFIEEAYGVEKLVEFWDRNCDASANANIQNVFAAVLSKDIELLQKEYQRFYKLDGYGRGLTESGRPALLEDIIAELASPEFEGRKAGGRGCDGAAEFITEFFHDYGLKPLQADNSFLQPFELPFAEFGGSSFSLANGKNYVAYEDYRPLAGDQGSLVRAPIIFIGYGISRPDYDEYAVDVTGKIVLVLEGAPDGSEFPIGAKIQEAAAHGAAGFLLIDSLEPTGELQQKFVNPLSASIPAFHIAREIGNEILSASFMNVDGAKKRIMRKRGPYTFETGVSAAMSVAVNRNPKATSSNVVGILRGEEDVEPSDYYIVCAHYDGQGKREGSGYFPGANDNASGVAALIGIAQALQRKAHALDFSVLFAAWSGEEAGSKGADYFCQNSPIPLDRVRGVLYLDMVGAGSGKMVRIQASDESHPLFISAEKAAKKLHLTIEPHTQKPSSVAFPFVQRRIPTISLTTDNRFKHTEDDIVEKMSFEALENVVDLVVQMLMNQAAPASPQDIQVARPFVPPTVAPVAPPAVPPAGSRQAVVVDYSPHALQSGRNFNGIFVGDPRCTKDFITSKLGNPVEETEHWLNYRPSFGLDFYLENHLMEIRLNHGFRGEIDSRISMASSRTDVFEVYGWPVREQVVNDFLSLDREHRELHTSGNRSLIFYRNKGLLFWFTEESIDQIVILRKR; the protein is encoded by the coding sequence ATGAACTCCCGCACCATGTCCTCCTGGAGGGAAAGGATGGACCTTTATTACAGGCAACTGCGAAAGATCCTCATTTTCTGCCTTTTTGCCGGAACGCTGACACATGCCCCCTTCCCTGCTGTCGCCCAAACGCGGATCGGAAATATTATCCTCAAAAACGGAAGAACAATCGGAAATGTCGAAATCCTCGAAGAAAGGGACGACCGCATCCTGATTCAGAAAAGCGACGGTCAAAAATGGCTGTCGCTCGCGTTGATTGAAAAAATAGAAGTAATGGAAGAACTCCCCGCGTGGAAGAAACCCGGCACAAATCCCGTTTGGCTGAACCTGTGGAAAACAGAAGAGGGGTCCGTTGCAGATGTGCAGGTCGTGTCCGAGGAGGGAGAGCAATGGAATCAAGTCTCCACAAGATTTTTCCAACTCCACTTCAAGGATTCGGCCGACCGCGAACAAATCCTGAAATTGGCTGCACTCCAGGACAACGTGTTTCGGTTCCTCAGTGAGCGCACGCGACGGGAGATACCTTATCCCATCAAAGTCTACCTCACGCCCGATGACGCCGGGGCACGCTGCGACTTCGATACCATGTCAATCTATATGACTGAAAGAAATCAGCTCGACGGTTTCCTCTCGCTGTACATGCATGAAGCCACCCACCTGTTCAATAAGGGAAGAACGCAGAACTGGTGGTCGGGCGAGTTCATGTGCATCTATCATCATGAGCGCTCCTCCCGCAGGGAAAACGGCGTCTGGAGATTTTACCGGACGGCTGCTGAAAGAGATACGACTCCATGGAATCAGATTGCTGATATCGACCGAGACAAGCTCACCGGCGAATTATGGGACACCAGATTGCGCAAGGCGGCGGGCATCTATTTCTTTATTGAAGAGGCTTACGGAGTCGAAAAGCTGGTGGAGTTCTGGGACAGAAATTGCGATGCTTCCGCGAATGCAAACATTCAAAATGTCTTTGCCGCCGTCCTCTCTAAAGATATAGAACTGCTGCAGAAAGAATATCAGCGCTTCTATAAACTCGATGGATATGGACGGGGTTTGACGGAAAGCGGGCGTCCCGCTCTATTGGAAGATATAATTGCGGAACTTGCCTCACCTGAATTCGAAGGACGCAAGGCCGGAGGCCGCGGATGTGACGGCGCGGCAGAATTTATTACTGAATTCTTCCATGATTATGGCCTGAAACCGCTCCAGGCCGATAACTCTTTCCTCCAGCCCTTTGAATTGCCGTTTGCTGAGTTCGGTGGCAGTTCCTTCTCCCTCGCAAACGGAAAAAATTATGTTGCCTACGAGGACTATCGCCCTTTGGCCGGCGATCAAGGCAGCCTTGTCCGCGCGCCGATCATTTTCATCGGATATGGCATTTCAAGACCGGATTATGATGAATATGCGGTCGATGTGACCGGGAAAATCGTCTTGGTCCTCGAGGGTGCGCCAGATGGATCGGAATTTCCGATCGGCGCCAAAATACAGGAGGCCGCTGCACATGGGGCCGCGGGTTTTCTCTTGATTGATTCACTCGAGCCAACGGGCGAATTACAGCAAAAGTTTGTAAACCCGCTCAGTGCGAGCATTCCCGCCTTTCATATAGCCCGCGAGATCGGGAACGAAATATTGTCCGCGTCTTTCATGAACGTTGACGGCGCCAAGAAACGAATCATGCGGAAACGAGGGCCTTATACATTCGAAACCGGCGTTTCCGCAGCAATGAGCGTGGCCGTGAATCGGAATCCGAAGGCGACCTCTTCAAACGTTGTAGGAATCCTGCGAGGTGAAGAAGACGTTGAACCATCTGACTACTACATCGTGTGCGCTCATTATGACGGCCAGGGAAAGCGTGAAGGAAGTGGATATTTTCCGGGCGCCAATGACAATGCGTCAGGTGTTGCTGCGCTCATCGGGATAGCACAGGCCCTCCAAAGGAAAGCACATGCTCTGGATTTCTCCGTCCTCTTTGCCGCCTGGAGCGGAGAAGAAGCCGGAAGCAAAGGGGCGGATTACTTCTGCCAAAATTCGCCGATCCCCCTTGACCGCGTCCGCGGCGTGCTCTATCTCGATATGGTCGGAGCAGGTTCGGGCAAAATGGTACGCATTCAGGCGTCCGACGAAAGCCATCCACTTTTTATCAGCGCAGAAAAGGCCGCAAAAAAACTGCATCTGACCATCGAGCCGCATACGCAAAAACCGTCTTCTGTCGCTTTTCCTTTCGTACAGCGGAGAATCCCGACAATATCTCTTACCACAGATAACAGGTTTAAGCACACTGAAGACGACATCGTTGAAAAAATGAGCTTCGAAGCATTGGAAAATGTCGTGGATCTCGTTGTTCAGATGCTGATGAACCAGGCAGCTCCCGCATCTCCACAAGACATCCAAGTCGCTCGCCCCTTTGTTCCCCCCACAGTTGCACCTGTTGCTCCCCCCGCCGTTCCTCCCGCCGGCTCGCGGCAAGCGGTTGTCGTGGATTATTCTCCTCACGCTCTGCAATCAGGAAGAAACTTCAACGGCATCTTCGTCGGCGATCCCCGCTGTACGAAGGACTTTATTACGTCCAAGCTCGGAAACCCGGTGGAGGAAACGGAGCACTGGCTGAATTATCGGCCCTCCTTCGGCCTCGACTTCTATCTGGAAAACCACCTCATGGAGATCCGGCTTAATCACGGCTTTAGGGGAGAGATCGATTCACGGATCTCAATGGCGTCTTCGCGCACCGACGTATTTGAAGTGTACGGCTGGCCCGTACGCGAACAAGTCGTGAATGATTTCCTCTCACTCGACCGCGAGCACCGGGAGTTGCACACGAGCGGTAACAGAAGTCTTATTTTTTACCGGAATAAAGGCCTGCTCTTCTGGTTTACTGAAGAAAGCATCGATCAGATTGTCATCCTGCGGAAGCGCTGA
- a CDS encoding M23 family metallopeptidase, translated as MSITLIDSLTTSGEEMQKKWNILIIPNTSDEGYNITFTESAVKTGLIGLCLFLLAGSIFCAASMHAWKKGNRKQVIELKNELVQQGSELSSLKSEYATIILLEEKLRTIAGLKPRHPQLAEAAAGGQGGPETEEMNLYEPQDEAMRFLADLKQIPTDRLHQAFVDTKDSFAEILEAFEKEQDRLSNVPSINPVSHPDAWISSSFGYRRDPINGKRSFHDGLDIVAPRKTPVIAPAEGVVTFAGWREGLGRAIEIQHGYGYRTIYGHNDKVVVKKGDYVKRGDTIALLGSSGRSTGPHLHYEIRLADKLVNPYKYVIE; from the coding sequence ATGTCGATAACACTTATTGATTCCTTAACGACCTCGGGAGAGGAAATGCAAAAAAAGTGGAACATTCTGATAATTCCAAACACCTCCGATGAAGGCTACAATATCACGTTCACCGAGTCCGCCGTTAAAACGGGCCTCATCGGCCTCTGCCTTTTCTTGCTGGCGGGTTCCATCTTTTGCGCCGCCTCAATGCATGCCTGGAAAAAAGGCAATCGAAAACAGGTGATCGAATTAAAGAATGAACTTGTTCAACAGGGATCAGAATTGTCATCCCTGAAAAGCGAGTATGCCACTATCATCCTCCTGGAAGAGAAACTGCGGACAATCGCAGGACTGAAACCGCGCCATCCGCAGTTGGCCGAAGCCGCCGCAGGCGGACAGGGAGGACCTGAAACAGAAGAGATGAATCTTTATGAGCCTCAAGACGAGGCGATGCGCTTTCTAGCCGACTTGAAACAAATACCGACGGATAGGCTTCATCAGGCTTTCGTGGATACAAAAGATAGTTTTGCTGAAATTCTGGAAGCGTTCGAGAAAGAGCAAGACCGCCTTTCCAATGTGCCCTCAATCAACCCGGTTTCTCATCCCGATGCGTGGATATCGTCCTCATTCGGATATCGAAGGGATCCCATCAACGGTAAGCGAAGCTTCCACGACGGACTTGATATCGTAGCGCCCAGAAAAACCCCCGTCATCGCGCCTGCCGAAGGAGTGGTCACTTTCGCCGGTTGGCGCGAAGGGCTGGGCAGGGCAATCGAAATTCAGCACGGCTATGGTTATCGCACAATCTACGGCCACAATGACAAGGTCGTTGTCAAGAAAGGCGACTACGTCAAGCGCGGCGACACCATTGCTCTCCTCGGCAGCAGCGGCCGAAGCACCGGGCCCCACCTGCATTACGAGATCCGTCTCGCGGACAAACTCGTGAATCCGTATAAGTACGTCATCGAGTAA
- a CDS encoding class I SAM-dependent methyltransferase, with translation MPSKFSAERTSADNPAERPIRERQLAAYHRALHYIKGFRVLELGCGEGIGSYLLAEKAACVVAVDYSEEALYSARLRYGDRGIDFRFMKVPPIDFREASFDAVICFQMIEHLDTPQKLVAEVQRVLVNDGLALFATVNKEESITQNPYHLHEFGAHELKDLLLSHFPQVEMYGVFGDELFARYWENNRKWAANFMRLDVFGLAKHLPHKLKAPLFDAASRLMRTRLEQHDPRLCSTITYKNFAFQADSFEGCLDFFAVCQK, from the coding sequence GTGCCCTCCAAATTCTCCGCCGAGCGAACATCAGCCGATAATCCCGCAGAACGGCCGATTCGAGAACGGCAACTCGCGGCATACCATCGAGCCCTTCACTATATTAAAGGGTTCCGCGTGCTCGAGCTGGGCTGTGGCGAAGGAATTGGATCATATCTGCTGGCAGAGAAAGCAGCCTGTGTCGTCGCCGTCGACTATTCCGAGGAGGCGCTCTATTCCGCCCGCCTCCGGTATGGCGATCGCGGCATAGATTTTCGATTCATGAAAGTACCGCCCATCGATTTCCGAGAAGCATCTTTCGACGCGGTCATCTGCTTTCAGATGATTGAACACCTCGACACGCCGCAGAAACTCGTGGCGGAAGTGCAAAGGGTTCTCGTAAATGACGGCCTCGCGCTGTTCGCCACCGTCAACAAAGAGGAAAGCATCACGCAAAACCCCTACCACCTCCATGAATTCGGCGCCCACGAGCTGAAAGACCTCCTTCTTTCTCACTTCCCGCAAGTCGAGATGTACGGCGTTTTCGGGGATGAGCTCTTTGCGCGCTATTGGGAAAACAACCGCAAGTGGGCCGCTAACTTCATGCGACTGGATGTGTTCGGCCTTGCCAAACACCTCCCCCATAAACTGAAAGCGCCTCTTTTCGACGCCGCCAGCCGCCTCATGAGGACCCGCCTCGAACAGCACGACCCGCGCCTGTGCAGCACGATCACCTATAAAAATTTTGCCTTTCAAGCCGATTCTTTCGAGGGCTGCCTGGATTTTTTTGCCGTCTGTCAAAAATAG